In one window of Rhodopseudomonas palustris HaA2 DNA:
- a CDS encoding DUF2339 domain-containing protein has translation MFELLTLVIALVALVLARKANNRSQELQARLAALEAGQPLTARAQPAATAASGSAVAEASLAPELQPEVAEAGAAEAATESASAGSAASADASIDTSAPAEPPAAPSAKPGFEERIGTRWVVWVGGLTLALGGFFMVRYSIEQGLLGPGVRVLLGGLFALALLGAGEWTRRKEDISNLRALPIANIPAILTAAGTAVAFATVYASYALYDFLAPASAFILLGLVALGTLAAALLHGPALAGLGVVAGFVTPLLVSSETPDYWALYIYLAVVTAASYGLARIRLWRWLAMTTIALAFLWAVAGLAGASLGPLAFHVIAGFVLAALLVVCNLLFGPSLEDGRIETISSASLAAPVLAAALIVVGEGHTDSAMIVFALLVAATLGVAWRAAAATAAVGAAAVLVALVFLSWVIRSAPELLALPGGPLPGIGTDPLAGSVTTHLITAAIFALGFGVAGLLAQGRSTSAIVPVIWSAAGVFTPLALLIALYARIAHLDRSIPFAIVAVLLAAAYGAATEWLSKRETRPGLAISAALYATGTLGALALALTFALEKGWLTIALALMAAGTAWISLQRPIPFLRWLAAILAGIVVLRAGWEPRIVGDAIGTTPIFNWLLWGYGVPAASFWLASFWLRKRGDDVPLRMMESAAILFTVLLAFLQIRHAVNNGDVYRDSAGLVEVALQVCVALAMAIGLERLRRRSRSVVHNVAAILLAVFAALASIGGLLLFENPLLWWSGEIGGLLLNELLLGYAAPALLALLLSYAVAGLRRPSYANSFAALALMMGLAYVTLEIRRLYHGPVLWRGLTTDAEQYTYSLAWLGCGVLLLGAGILFNSQRARLASAVVIGLTIVKAFLIDMSTLTGVYRALSFMGLGLVLVAIGWLYQRVLFRPRALPSGAAASDAKD, from the coding sequence ATGTTCGAACTGCTGACGCTCGTGATCGCCCTCGTCGCGCTGGTGCTGGCGCGCAAGGCGAACAACCGCTCCCAGGAATTGCAGGCGAGGCTCGCCGCGCTCGAAGCGGGACAGCCGCTGACGGCGCGTGCGCAGCCCGCGGCGACCGCGGCGAGTGGTAGCGCCGTCGCGGAGGCATCGCTCGCACCCGAGCTTCAGCCGGAAGTCGCCGAGGCGGGGGCGGCCGAGGCGGCGACGGAATCGGCATCCGCCGGGAGCGCCGCGTCGGCAGACGCATCGATCGATACGTCCGCGCCGGCCGAACCGCCGGCTGCACCATCAGCCAAGCCCGGCTTCGAAGAGCGCATCGGCACCCGCTGGGTGGTGTGGGTCGGCGGGCTGACGCTGGCGCTCGGCGGCTTCTTCATGGTGCGTTACTCGATCGAACAGGGTCTGCTCGGCCCCGGCGTGCGCGTGTTGCTCGGCGGCCTGTTCGCACTGGCGCTGCTCGGCGCCGGTGAATGGACGCGACGCAAGGAGGACATCTCGAACCTGCGCGCGCTGCCGATCGCCAACATCCCCGCGATCCTCACCGCGGCTGGCACCGCCGTGGCATTCGCGACCGTCTACGCATCCTATGCCCTGTACGACTTTCTCGCTCCCGCCAGCGCCTTCATATTGCTCGGGCTGGTCGCGCTCGGCACGCTGGCTGCGGCGTTGCTGCACGGCCCGGCGCTGGCAGGGCTCGGCGTCGTCGCCGGCTTCGTCACGCCGCTGCTGGTGTCGTCGGAGACGCCCGACTATTGGGCGCTGTACATCTATCTCGCGGTGGTGACCGCGGCGTCGTACGGCCTCGCGCGAATCCGGCTGTGGCGCTGGCTCGCCATGACCACGATCGCGCTGGCGTTCCTCTGGGCGGTGGCCGGACTCGCAGGAGCGTCGCTGGGGCCGCTCGCGTTCCACGTCATCGCCGGCTTCGTGCTCGCCGCACTGCTCGTTGTCTGCAACTTGCTGTTCGGCCCGTCGCTCGAGGACGGCCGAATCGAGACGATCTCGTCCGCCTCGCTCGCCGCGCCCGTGCTCGCGGCCGCGCTGATCGTCGTCGGCGAGGGCCATACCGACTCGGCGATGATCGTGTTCGCGCTGCTGGTCGCGGCGACGCTCGGCGTGGCGTGGCGCGCAGCGGCGGCGACTGCGGCCGTCGGCGCCGCCGCGGTGCTGGTCGCGCTGGTGTTTCTCTCGTGGGTGATCCGCAGCGCGCCCGAATTACTTGCGTTGCCCGGCGGACCGCTGCCCGGAATCGGCACCGATCCGCTTGCCGGCTCGGTGACGACACACCTGATCACGGCTGCGATCTTTGCGCTCGGCTTCGGCGTCGCCGGGCTGCTGGCACAGGGGCGATCGACCAGTGCGATCGTCCCGGTGATCTGGTCGGCTGCGGGGGTGTTCACGCCGCTGGCGTTGCTGATCGCGCTGTATGCGCGGATCGCCCATCTCGATCGCTCGATCCCGTTTGCCATTGTCGCGGTACTCCTCGCCGCGGCTTACGGCGCCGCCACCGAATGGCTGAGCAAGCGCGAGACCCGGCCCGGGCTCGCGATCTCGGCGGCGCTGTACGCCACCGGCACGCTCGGCGCGCTGGCGCTGGCGCTGACCTTCGCGTTGGAGAAGGGCTGGCTGACGATCGCGCTGGCGCTGATGGCGGCCGGCACGGCCTGGATCTCGCTGCAGCGGCCGATTCCGTTCCTGCGCTGGCTCGCCGCGATCCTCGCTGGCATCGTCGTGCTGCGAGCCGGCTGGGAGCCGCGCATCGTCGGAGACGCGATCGGCACCACGCCGATCTTCAACTGGCTGCTGTGGGGCTATGGCGTGCCGGCGGCATCGTTCTGGCTCGCCAGCTTCTGGCTTCGCAAGCGCGGCGACGACGTGCCGCTGCGCATGATGGAGTCCGCAGCGATCCTGTTCACCGTGCTGCTGGCATTCCTGCAGATCCGCCACGCCGTCAACAACGGCGATGTCTATCGCGACAGCGCCGGGCTGGTCGAGGTCGCCCTGCAGGTCTGCGTCGCGCTGGCGATGGCGATCGGCCTCGAACGGCTGCGGCGACGCAGCCGCAGCGTCGTTCACAACGTCGCGGCGATCCTGCTCGCGGTGTTCGCCGCACTCGCCAGCATCGGCGGCCTGCTGCTGTTCGAAAATCCTCTGTTGTGGTGGTCCGGCGAAATCGGCGGCCTGCTGCTGAACGAGCTGCTGCTCGGCTATGCGGCTCCGGCGCTGCTGGCGCTGCTGCTGTCCTACGCGGTCGCGGGGCTGCGCCGACCGTCCTATGCCAACAGCTTCGCGGCGCTCGCGCTGATGATGGGGCTGGCCTATGTGACGCTGGAAATCCGTCGGCTGTATCACGGCCCCGTGCTGTGGCGCGGCCTCACCACCGATGCCGAGCAGTACACCTATTCGCTGGCCTGGCTCGGCTGCGGCGTGCTGCTGCTCGGCGCCGGCATCCTGTTCAACTCGCAGCGCGCCCGGCTCGCCTCCGCGGTGGTGATCGGCCTCACCATCGTCAAAGCCTTCCTGATCGACATGTCGACGCTGACCGGCGTGTACCGGGCGCTGTCGTTCATGGGGCTCGGCCTGGTGCTGGTCGCGATCGGCTGGCTGTATCAGCGCGTCTTGTTTCGGCCGCGTGCTCTGCCATCCGGTGCAGCGGCCAGCGACGCGAAGGATTAG
- a CDS encoding TonB-dependent siderophore receptor has product MSLYFTGIAVSPSRAQSAEPHVLPPVSVEKPQQRARAASPTRSRNPQRRSARIAPRPSAEPPTSAPAATAAAIHTIGTLPVPYAGGQVAQGARIGMLGNRSFMDTPFAVTAYTSQRIRDQGAQTVADVLEADPSVRSTHSAGGLLDSFYIRGFPIGEGNLGEIAFDGIFGIAPTYRVFTDYAERVEVLKGPTAFLYGISPNSAVGGTINIVPKRAGDTDLTRLTTDYASNAQGGGAVDVSRRFGEHKEFGIRFNGSARGGDLPIDNLERGAFVGSLALDYRGERLRATLDIIGQRENLTAPQRPFYPSSGNFAIPSAPNGSRNVQAPWEWSKSEDKSVLGKVEYDLTDNVTWFGAVGGGNSRVHRLFGLPTMLNSAGDVSIRPENAIFDVDRLSAETGVRSRFETGAIAHTMTLQSSYLNQTLDRGLVSGTTQFSNMYNPAYRPEQYVADPTRVAKASESTLSGVALSDTLSVLNERLQLTVGGRFQQIDSKNYNISTGALTSSSDETAVTPLVGLVVRPWSMVSFYANYAEGLSIGETAPTNAINAGETLAPYKTTQYEVGTKFDLGRFGLTLSAFQIEKPFGQLETIGSNLVFSEGGEQRNRGLELNVFGEVTPGVRLLGGASLIDGELTKTTSAATLGNRPVGVPTVQANLGGEWDTPFVSGLTLTANVIYTGEQYVNTANTQMIPSWTRMDLGARYKTLIDKRPVTFRASVQNVFDKDYWSGVASYSTIAQGLPLTVRLSMTTDF; this is encoded by the coding sequence ATGTCACTGTATTTCACCGGCATCGCAGTTTCTCCAAGCCGAGCACAAAGCGCCGAGCCGCACGTGCTCCCGCCCGTCTCTGTCGAGAAGCCTCAACAGAGAGCACGGGCGGCGTCTCCGACCCGGTCGCGCAATCCGCAGCGACGCTCCGCCCGGATCGCGCCCCGGCCCTCGGCCGAACCCCCGACCAGCGCGCCAGCCGCCACAGCCGCCGCCATCCACACCATCGGAACGCTGCCGGTTCCCTATGCGGGCGGCCAGGTGGCGCAGGGGGCCCGCATCGGCATGCTGGGCAATCGCAGCTTCATGGATACGCCGTTCGCGGTGACGGCCTACACTTCGCAGCGAATCCGGGATCAGGGCGCGCAGACCGTCGCCGACGTTCTCGAAGCCGACCCTTCGGTGAGAAGTACGCATTCGGCGGGCGGATTGCTGGATTCGTTCTACATCCGGGGCTTTCCGATCGGAGAGGGCAATCTCGGCGAAATCGCCTTCGACGGAATTTTCGGAATCGCGCCGACCTATCGGGTGTTCACCGACTACGCCGAGCGCGTCGAAGTCCTGAAGGGGCCGACCGCGTTCCTCTACGGCATATCGCCCAACAGCGCCGTCGGCGGCACCATCAACATCGTCCCGAAGCGCGCCGGCGACACCGACCTGACGCGACTGACGACCGACTACGCATCCAACGCGCAGGGCGGCGGCGCCGTGGACGTGTCGCGGCGGTTCGGCGAGCACAAGGAATTCGGCATCCGCTTCAACGGCAGCGCCCGCGGCGGCGATCTGCCGATCGACAATCTGGAGCGCGGCGCCTTCGTCGGTTCGCTGGCGCTGGACTATCGCGGCGAACGGTTGCGCGCCACGCTCGACATCATCGGTCAGCGGGAAAATCTGACGGCCCCGCAGCGGCCGTTCTATCCGTCGTCCGGCAATTTCGCGATACCCAGCGCGCCGAACGGCTCGCGGAACGTCCAGGCGCCGTGGGAATGGTCGAAGAGCGAGGACAAGTCGGTTCTCGGCAAAGTCGAATACGATCTGACCGACAACGTCACCTGGTTCGGTGCGGTCGGCGGCGGCAACTCGCGGGTTCATCGGCTGTTCGGCCTGCCGACGATGCTCAATTCCGCCGGCGACGTCAGTATCCGCCCGGAGAACGCGATCTTCGACGTCGATCGGCTGAGTGCGGAAACCGGCGTCCGCTCCCGTTTCGAGACCGGCGCGATCGCGCATACGATGACGCTGCAGTCGAGCTATCTCAACCAGACTCTCGATCGCGGGCTCGTCTCGGGGACGACGCAGTTCAGCAACATGTACAATCCGGCGTACCGCCCCGAGCAATACGTCGCCGACCCAACCCGCGTGGCCAAGGCATCCGAGAGCACGCTGTCGGGCGTCGCGTTGTCGGATACGTTATCGGTGCTGAACGAGCGCCTGCAACTCACCGTCGGCGGCCGGTTCCAGCAGATCGACTCCAAGAACTACAATATCAGCACCGGCGCGCTCACCTCGTCGTCCGACGAGACCGCCGTAACGCCTCTGGTCGGTCTCGTGGTTCGACCCTGGAGCATGGTGTCGTTCTATGCGAACTACGCGGAAGGCCTGAGCATCGGTGAAACAGCGCCGACCAATGCGATCAATGCCGGCGAGACCCTGGCGCCCTACAAGACCACGCAATACGAGGTCGGCACCAAGTTCGACCTCGGCCGTTTCGGCCTGACGCTCAGCGCGTTCCAGATCGAAAAGCCGTTCGGCCAGCTCGAGACCATCGGCAGCAATCTGGTGTTCAGCGAAGGCGGCGAGCAACGCAACCGCGGCCTCGAGCTCAACGTGTTCGGAGAAGTCACGCCGGGCGTGCGGCTGCTCGGCGGCGCGTCGCTGATCGACGGTGAACTGACCAAGACCACGAGCGCCGCGACCCTCGGCAACAGGCCGGTCGGCGTGCCGACGGTGCAGGCGAATCTCGGCGGCGAATGGGACACGCCGTTCGTGTCGGGCCTGACGTTGACCGCCAATGTCATCTACACCGGCGAGCAATATGTGAACACGGCGAATACGCAGATGATCCCGTCGTGGACCCGGATGGATCTCGGCGCCCGCTACAAGACCCTGATCGACAAGCGGCCGGTCACCTTCCGTGCCTCGGTGCAGAACGTGTTCGACAAGGACTACTGGTCCGGCGTCGCCAGCTACAGCACCATCGCGCAGGGCCTTCCCCTGACGGTCCGGCTGTCGATGACCACGGACTTCTAG
- a CDS encoding L-aspartate oxidase, which translates to MGLSTEIESLGAHGDIVIVGGGLAGLFCALKLAPRPVTVITAAALGEGASTAWAQGGIAAAVGEGDSAESHAADTIAVGAGLVDEAVALGLAQEASARIHDLLAYGVPFDRDLEGRLAVAREAAHSARRIVHVRGDMAGKAIITALTEAVRATPSIRVREGWFAEALLTDGDAVAGLQLRRAGSVLTAPVAIAARAVVLATGGIGHLYAVTTNPPEASGQGLAIAARAGAVIADPEFVQFHPTAIMVGRDPAPLATEALRGEGATLINGRGERFMLALNPLAELAPRDIVARGVFAEVAAGRGAFLDATQALGAKFAHEFPTVYESCISAGVDPATQPIPIAPAAHYHMGGVAADARGRSSLNGLWAAGEVSCTGAHGANRLASNSLLEAVVYAARIAEDIAGAELRAATGRFDPTTLTRDAALDPVQEQSLRAIMSAKVGVIRDRDGLTDAVRTIAALEAEAGSTALTNMATTALLVATAALARTESRGAHYRSDFPAEDPALAERSMTTLAQARERAAALSKGANILRFPTRARTASA; encoded by the coding sequence ATGGGTCTCTCAACCGAAATCGAATCGCTCGGCGCCCATGGTGACATCGTGATCGTCGGCGGTGGCCTCGCCGGCCTGTTCTGCGCGCTGAAGCTGGCACCGCGGCCGGTGACGGTGATCACCGCGGCGGCGCTCGGCGAAGGCGCCTCGACCGCCTGGGCGCAAGGCGGCATCGCGGCTGCGGTCGGCGAAGGCGACAGCGCCGAATCCCACGCGGCCGACACGATCGCGGTCGGCGCCGGCCTCGTGGACGAGGCGGTGGCGCTCGGCCTCGCGCAGGAAGCCTCCGCCCGCATCCACGATCTGCTCGCCTATGGCGTGCCGTTCGATCGCGACCTCGAAGGCAGGCTCGCGGTGGCGCGCGAGGCAGCGCATTCGGCACGGCGGATCGTGCACGTTCGCGGCGACATGGCCGGCAAGGCGATCATCACCGCGCTGACCGAAGCGGTGCGCGCGACGCCGTCGATCCGCGTACGCGAAGGCTGGTTCGCCGAGGCGCTGCTGACCGACGGCGACGCCGTCGCCGGGCTGCAATTGCGCCGCGCCGGCAGCGTCCTCACCGCACCGGTGGCGATCGCGGCGCGGGCCGTGGTGCTGGCGACCGGCGGCATCGGGCATCTCTACGCGGTTACGACCAATCCGCCGGAAGCCTCCGGTCAGGGGCTGGCGATCGCCGCACGCGCCGGCGCCGTCATTGCCGATCCGGAATTCGTGCAGTTTCATCCGACCGCCATCATGGTCGGCCGCGATCCGGCGCCGCTCGCCACCGAGGCGCTGCGTGGCGAGGGCGCGACGCTGATCAACGGCCGCGGCGAGCGCTTCATGCTGGCGTTGAATCCGCTCGCCGAGCTGGCGCCGCGCGATATCGTCGCCCGCGGCGTGTTCGCCGAAGTCGCGGCGGGGCGCGGCGCGTTTCTCGACGCCACGCAGGCGCTCGGCGCGAAATTCGCGCACGAATTCCCGACGGTGTACGAGAGCTGCATCTCGGCCGGCGTCGACCCCGCGACCCAGCCGATCCCGATCGCGCCGGCGGCGCACTACCACATGGGCGGCGTCGCGGCGGACGCACGCGGCCGCTCGTCGCTGAACGGGCTGTGGGCCGCCGGCGAAGTGTCCTGCACCGGCGCGCATGGCGCCAACCGGCTGGCCTCGAACTCGCTGCTGGAGGCGGTGGTGTATGCGGCGCGGATCGCCGAGGACATCGCCGGCGCCGAATTGCGCGCGGCCACCGGCCGGTTCGATCCGACGACGCTTACGCGCGACGCAGCGCTCGACCCGGTGCAGGAGCAGAGCCTGCGCGCCATCATGTCGGCCAAAGTCGGCGTGATCCGCGACCGCGATGGCCTGACCGACGCGGTGCGGACGATCGCGGCGCTGGAAGCCGAGGCGGGCTCGACCGCGCTGACGAACATGGCGACGACCGCACTCCTGGTCGCGACCGCGGCGCTGGCGCGGACCGAGAGCCGCGGCGCGCATTATCGCTCCGACTTTCCGGCGGAAGATCCGGCGCTGGCGGAGCGTAGCATGACCACGCTCGCGCAGGCCCGCGAGCGCGCCGCGGCACTGAGCAAAGGCGCCAACATTCTGCGGTTTCCGACCCGGGCCCGCACCGCGTCGGCCTGA
- the acuI gene encoding acrylyl-CoA reductase (NADPH), with the protein MATFRAIRIDKADKGTTAALTQFDESELMDGDVTVAVEWSTLNYKDGLALTGKAPVVRRFPMIAGIDFAGTVLDSTHPDWKPGDKVVCNGWGMGETHLGAYAEKARVKGDWLVRLPDGLSARDAMAIGTAGYTAMLSVLALEKHGLTPKDGPVVVTGAAGGVGSVAIALLSKLGYHVIASTGRTSEEAYLRDLGAAEIIDRNELSGPAKPLAKERWAGGIDSVGSTTLANLLSMTKYRGAIAACGLAAGMDLPGSVAPFILRGVCLYGIDSVMCPLPDRKQAWSRLAGDLDRAKLAEITREIPLDEVIGAGAKVLAGQVRGRIVVKIA; encoded by the coding sequence ATGGCGACGTTCAGGGCGATCAGGATCGACAAGGCCGACAAGGGCACCACTGCGGCGCTGACCCAGTTCGACGAGTCCGAACTGATGGATGGCGACGTGACGGTCGCGGTCGAATGGTCGACGCTGAACTACAAGGACGGCCTGGCGCTGACCGGCAAGGCGCCGGTGGTGCGGCGGTTTCCGATGATCGCCGGCATCGATTTCGCCGGCACCGTTCTCGACTCCACGCATCCGGACTGGAAGCCCGGCGACAAGGTCGTCTGCAACGGCTGGGGCATGGGCGAAACCCATCTCGGCGCCTATGCGGAAAAAGCCCGCGTCAAGGGCGACTGGCTGGTGCGGCTGCCGGACGGGCTGTCCGCGCGCGACGCGATGGCGATCGGCACAGCGGGCTACACCGCGATGCTCAGCGTGCTGGCGCTGGAGAAGCACGGTCTGACGCCGAAGGACGGCCCGGTGGTCGTTACCGGCGCCGCCGGCGGCGTCGGCTCGGTGGCGATCGCGCTGTTGTCGAAGCTCGGCTATCACGTCATCGCCTCGACCGGCCGCACCTCGGAAGAGGCCTATCTGCGCGACCTCGGCGCCGCCGAGATCATCGACCGCAATGAACTGTCCGGCCCCGCCAAGCCGCTCGCCAAGGAGCGCTGGGCCGGCGGCATCGACAGCGTCGGCTCGACCACGCTGGCGAACCTCCTGTCGATGACCAAGTACCGCGGCGCGATCGCCGCCTGCGGACTCGCCGCCGGCATGGACCTTCCCGGTTCAGTGGCCCCGTTTATTTTGCGCGGGGTGTGTCTTTATGGCATCGATTCGGTGATGTGCCCGCTGCCGGACCGCAAACAGGCCTGGTCGCGGCTCGCCGGCGACCTCGACCGGGCCAAATTGGCGGAAATCACCCGGGAAATTCCCCTCGACGAGGTGATCGGCGCCGGCGCCAAAGTGCTGGCCGGCCAGGTCCGCGGTCGAATCGTGGTGAAAATTGCGTAG
- the nadC gene encoding carboxylating nicotinate-nucleotide diphosphorylase, with the protein MIATTLLHPDAFLSPLAIEEAVGRALDEDLGRAGDVTSIATIPEATQAHAVMVARQAGVIAGLPLAVAAFQRLSPDIAITAHVRDGDAVAAGVNVLTLSGPARAILSGERTALNFVGRLSGIATLTADYVRHTSGTKMRICCTRKTTPGLRALEKYAVRCGGGFNHRFGLDDAVLIKDNHIAVAGGIRPVLDSARAKIGHLVKIEIEVDTLDQLQEVLDTGMADVVLLDNMDIDALKRAVAMAQGRVVLEASGGVTRESISSIAATGVDYASAGALTHSAPNFDVALDIDA; encoded by the coding sequence ATGATTGCAACGACTTTGCTGCATCCCGACGCCTTCCTGTCGCCGCTGGCGATCGAGGAGGCCGTCGGCCGCGCGCTCGACGAAGATCTCGGCCGCGCCGGAGATGTGACTTCGATCGCCACGATCCCGGAGGCGACCCAGGCGCACGCGGTCATGGTCGCGCGCCAGGCCGGCGTGATCGCCGGGCTGCCGCTGGCGGTCGCGGCGTTTCAGAGGCTGTCGCCCGACATCGCCATCACCGCCCATGTCCGCGACGGCGACGCGGTCGCGGCGGGCGTCAACGTGCTGACGCTGTCGGGGCCGGCACGGGCGATCTTGTCCGGCGAGCGCACCGCGCTGAACTTCGTCGGCCGGCTGTCGGGCATCGCGACGCTGACCGCGGACTATGTCCGCCACACCTCCGGCACCAAGATGCGGATCTGCTGCACCCGCAAGACGACGCCGGGGCTGCGCGCGCTGGAGAAATACGCGGTGCGCTGCGGTGGCGGCTTCAACCATCGCTTCGGGCTCGACGACGCGGTGCTGATCAAGGACAATCACATCGCGGTCGCCGGCGGCATCCGCCCGGTGCTCGACAGCGCGCGGGCGAAGATCGGCCATCTGGTGAAGATTGAGATCGAGGTCGACACGCTCGATCAGTTGCAAGAGGTGCTCGACACCGGCATGGCCGACGTCGTGCTGCTCGACAACATGGACATCGACGCGCTGAAACGCGCCGTGGCGATGGCGCAGGGTCGCGTCGTGCTGGAGGCTTCCGGCGGCGTCACCCGCGAGTCGATCAGCAGCATCGCCGCCACCGGCGTCGACTACGCATCCGCCGGCGCGCTGACTCACTCCGCGCCGAATTTCGACGTCGCGCTGGATATCGACGCGTAG
- the nadA gene encoding quinolinate synthase NadA — translation MPLADLYGPENFGLPPHARQSALARAPLSAVEKARALPMPALEWTPEVERATAHLYARVQNVIPPVEWPFMAPYIKAINELKRERDAVILAHNYQTPDIFHCVSDIVGDSLQLAIEATKVKASTIVQCGVHFMAETSKILNPDKRVLIPDSRAGCSLASSITGDDVRLLREKFPGVPVVAYVNTSADVKAEVDICCTSSNAVKVVESLGVDRVIMVPDQYLAKYVASQTKVKIIAWKGACEVHERFTGDELRSYREADPSVQIIAHPECPPDVLAEADFTGSTAHMIDWVRTRHPKRVVMITECSMADNVQAELPDVEMVRPCNLCPHMKRITLAKILDSLVYLREEVTVDPAIIAPARRSVERMINLNN, via the coding sequence ATGCCGCTTGCTGATCTCTATGGCCCGGAAAATTTCGGCCTGCCACCGCACGCGCGTCAGTCGGCGCTCGCCCGCGCTCCGCTGAGCGCCGTGGAGAAGGCGCGTGCCTTGCCGATGCCGGCGCTCGAATGGACGCCCGAGGTCGAGCGCGCGACCGCGCACCTCTATGCGCGCGTGCAGAACGTGATCCCGCCGGTCGAGTGGCCGTTCATGGCGCCCTACATCAAGGCGATCAACGAGCTGAAGCGCGAGCGCGACGCCGTGATCCTGGCGCACAACTACCAGACCCCGGACATCTTCCATTGCGTCTCCGACATCGTCGGCGACTCGCTGCAACTCGCCATCGAGGCCACCAAGGTCAAGGCGTCGACGATCGTCCAGTGCGGCGTGCACTTCATGGCGGAGACCTCGAAGATCCTCAATCCGGACAAGCGCGTGCTGATCCCGGATTCGCGCGCCGGCTGTTCGCTGGCGTCCAGCATCACCGGCGACGATGTCCGGCTGCTGCGCGAAAAATTTCCCGGCGTGCCGGTGGTGGCTTACGTCAACACCTCGGCCGACGTGAAGGCGGAGGTCGACATCTGCTGCACCTCGTCGAATGCCGTGAAGGTGGTGGAGAGCCTCGGCGTCGATCGCGTGATCATGGTTCCTGATCAGTATCTGGCGAAATACGTCGCCTCGCAGACCAAGGTGAAGATCATCGCCTGGAAGGGCGCCTGCGAAGTGCACGAGCGCTTCACCGGCGACGAGCTGCGCAGCTATCGCGAGGCTGACCCGAGCGTGCAGATCATCGCGCATCCGGAATGCCCGCCGGACGTGCTGGCCGAAGCCGACTTCACCGGCTCGACTGCGCACATGATCGACTGGGTCAGGACCAGGCATCCGAAGCGGGTGGTGATGATCACCGAGTGCTCGATGGCCGACAACGTCCAGGCCGAGCTGCCGGACGTCGAAATGGTACGGCCGTGCAACCTGTGCCCGCACATGAAGCGCATCACGCTGGCGAAGATTCTCGACAGCCTGGTGTATCTGCGCGAGGAAGTCACGGTCGACCCCGCCATCATCGCGCCGGCGCGGCGCTCGGTGGAGCGGATGATCAACCTGAACAACTGA
- a CDS encoding cell wall hydrolase has translation MSVMRNRPKGARIASFGLGLCVFAVFPNEIGYQDIASLLVRQPGVTERWQKRMFASSFGSIQVATFSFGRPIGTWTPQVANSRLASLDGRFGLSGAMTRNRLAQPPQPYQASDFPAVDRTLKGDRLAIFKPEPASPDDAAPSATDDSNAPNVAGAKIAAKPTAHEPTETSPLDPELAEALQSEPLTPYDVAHALESDPLHAAGPADAAGAPPRDPFTFKTASLFFGTGSLGGPDESLEQWQPGEEPIIVTPHGADPDMKSPLLSATAVAPDVPGETIAGKGEVNIDRHARTPAERLGLSDPKLRARHEKCLAEAVYFESRGEKVRGQIAVAQVVLNRAFSGFYPTNVCGVVYQNKHRRLACQFTFACDRVADIVREPEMWDRARRIAAAMLDGKLWLPEVDKSTHYHAYWVRPSWVHEMKKMYKTGVHTFYRPRKWGDGSDAPSWGDAAQTAAISAQLSEAARSSAEISAKN, from the coding sequence ATGTCAGTCATGCGTAACCGGCCGAAGGGCGCACGGATCGCGTCCTTCGGTCTCGGGCTCTGCGTCTTCGCAGTGTTTCCGAACGAAATCGGCTATCAGGATATTGCTTCGCTGCTGGTCCGCCAGCCGGGCGTCACCGAGCGTTGGCAGAAGCGGATGTTCGCGTCGTCGTTCGGTTCGATCCAGGTCGCCACATTCTCGTTCGGACGCCCGATCGGCACCTGGACGCCGCAGGTCGCCAACTCCCGGCTCGCCAGCCTCGACGGCAGATTCGGCCTGAGCGGGGCGATGACCCGCAATCGGCTGGCGCAGCCGCCGCAGCCCTATCAGGCCTCCGATTTCCCGGCGGTCGATCGCACGCTGAAGGGCGATCGCCTTGCGATCTTCAAGCCGGAGCCCGCGTCGCCCGACGACGCTGCGCCGTCTGCGACCGACGATTCGAACGCACCGAACGTCGCCGGTGCCAAGATTGCTGCCAAGCCTACCGCGCACGAACCGACCGAGACTTCGCCGCTCGATCCCGAACTCGCCGAAGCGCTGCAGTCCGAGCCGTTGACGCCGTACGATGTCGCGCATGCGCTGGAGTCCGATCCGCTGCACGCCGCCGGCCCGGCCGATGCGGCCGGGGCACCGCCGCGCGACCCTTTCACCTTCAAGACCGCGAGCCTGTTTTTCGGCACCGGCTCGCTCGGCGGACCGGATGAATCGCTGGAGCAGTGGCAGCCCGGCGAAGAGCCGATCATCGTCACGCCGCACGGGGCCGATCCGGACATGAAGTCGCCGCTGCTGTCGGCGACGGCCGTGGCGCCGGACGTGCCCGGCGAGACCATCGCCGGCAAGGGTGAGGTCAATATCGACCGCCATGCGAGGACGCCGGCCGAACGGCTCGGCCTGTCCGATCCGAAGCTGCGCGCCAGGCACGAGAAGTGCCTCGCCGAGGCGGTGTATTTCGAATCGCGCGGCGAAAAGGTGCGCGGCCAGATCGCGGTGGCGCAGGTGGTGCTGAACCGCGCCTTCTCCGGTTTCTATCCGACCAATGTCTGCGGCGTGGTGTATCAGAACAAGCACCGGCGGCTGGCCTGTCAGTTCACCTTCGCGTGCGATCGCGTCGCCGATATCGTGCGCGAACCGGAGATGTGGGATCGCGCCCGGCGCATCGCCGCAGCGATGCTCGACGGCAAATTGTGGCTGCCCGAGGTCGACAAGTCGACGCACTACCACGCCTATTGGGTGCGACCGTCCTGGGTCCACGAGATGAAGAAGATGTACAAGACCGGCGTCCACACCTTCTATCGCCCGCGCAAATGGGGCGACGGCAGCGATGCCCCGAGCTGGGGCGACGCCGCCCAAACCGCCGCCATTTCCGCCCAACTCTCCGAAGCCGCCAGGAGCTCGGCCGAGATCAGCGCGAAGAACTGA